One Fusobacterium russii ATCC 25533 genomic region harbors:
- the rapZ gene encoding RNase adapter RapZ: MDRKKIIIVTGLSGAGKTTALNILEDMGFYTIDNLPLGLEKSLFDINLKKIAVGIDIRTFKKIEDFFNFRDLMLKANLDLKIIFLEADESVILGRYNLSRRAHPLKEKTLLASIQREKKIIFPVKEIADLIIDTTDSRPINLEEKIKANINLEENCAKLNLHLQSFGYKYGVPIDSDLMFDVRFIPNPYYIDELKEKTGFDEEVKNYVMKHEESQEFYTRLQDFLKFLIPQYIKEGKKHLTISIGCSGGKHRSVTFINKLAEDLKKFSHLNVYISHREKEIGRW, from the coding sequence ATGGATAGAAAAAAAATTATTATTGTAACAGGTTTAAGTGGTGCAGGAAAAACAACAGCACTTAACATTTTAGAAGATATGGGCTTTTATACGATTGATAATCTACCATTAGGTTTAGAAAAATCTTTATTTGACATAAACTTAAAAAAAATTGCTGTTGGTATTGATATTAGAACTTTTAAAAAAATTGAAGACTTCTTTAACTTTAGGGACTTAATGTTAAAAGCAAATTTAGATTTAAAAATTATTTTTTTAGAAGCTGATGAATCTGTAATATTAGGAAGATATAATCTAAGTCGAAGAGCTCATCCTTTAAAAGAAAAAACTTTGCTTGCTAGTATACAAAGAGAAAAGAAAATTATTTTTCCAGTTAAAGAAATAGCGGATTTAATTATTGATACCACTGATTCCAGACCTATTAATTTAGAAGAAAAAATAAAGGCTAATATTAATTTAGAAGAAAATTGTGCTAAATTAAATCTTCATCTACAATCTTTCGGATATAAATATGGTGTCCCCATCGACTCAGATCTTATGTTTGATGTGAGATTTATTCCAAACCCTTATTATATTGATGAGTTAAAAGAGAAAACAGGTTTTGATGAGGAAGTTAAAAACTATGTTATGAAGCATGAAGAAAGTCAGGAGTTTTATACTAGACTTCAAGATTTTTTAAAATTTTTAATTCCTCAATATATAAAAGAAGGTAAGAAACATCTTACAATTTCAATAGGATGTAGTGGTGGAAAACATCGTTCAGTAACTTTCATAAATAAATTAGCTGAAGATTTAAAAAAGTTTTCTCATTTAAATGTCTATATAAGTCATAGGGAGAAAGAAATTGGACGTTGGTAA
- the uvrC gene encoding excinuclease ABC subunit UvrC — protein MDVGKLNIPENPGVYLMKKNDKVIYVGKAKNLKNRVSSYFNKNHEDFKTNELVKNIEDIEFFITSTEVDALLLENNLIKKYNPKYNILLKDEKTYPFIKISKEDFPNIKIIRTTKALDLKNGEYFGPYPHGAWRLKSIFMKLFKIRDCNRDMNKISARPCLKYYMKSCTAPCVYKNIKSEYNAEVENLREILKGNTNKIISVLKEKMNSSAQNMDFEKSILYREQIKELQNIQSSQLIQYGSELDEDIFVFKELSDRIFICALNMRDGKILGKISTSIELKNKFTDNIYEAVFMSFYSKHILPKSIVLDAKYEKDFDIIIKALEKENSIKKEFHFPKIKSRRKELLDMAYTNLERDLELYYLKKDSIEKGIKDLYYTLGLKRFPLKIECFDISNIQGKDAVASMTVSIEGRAAKKEYRKFKIRCKDTPDDFSMMREVIERRYSKLDKKDFPDTILIDGGIGQINAAAEVLKKIGKFGISDLLSLAEREEEVYKYGENIPYVFDRNSEALKIFQRVRDEAHRFGITFHRKLRSKRIISSELDKIEGVGLVRKKALLTKFSSIAAIKKASLEELSEVVPRSVAEKIKNKLF, from the coding sequence TTGGACGTTGGTAAACTTAATATTCCAGAAAACCCTGGAGTATACTTAATGAAAAAAAATGATAAAGTTATTTATGTTGGTAAGGCTAAAAATTTAAAAAACAGAGTTTCCTCTTATTTTAATAAAAATCATGAAGATTTTAAAACAAATGAGCTAGTTAAAAATATTGAAGATATAGAATTTTTTATAACTAGTACAGAGGTTGATGCCTTACTTTTAGAAAATAATTTAATAAAAAAATACAATCCTAAGTATAATATCTTATTAAAAGATGAGAAAACATACCCATTTATAAAAATAAGCAAGGAGGACTTTCCAAATATAAAAATCATTCGTACAACAAAAGCATTAGATTTAAAAAATGGTGAGTATTTTGGTCCCTATCCTCATGGTGCATGGAGATTAAAGAGTATTTTTATGAAACTCTTTAAAATTAGGGATTGTAATAGAGATATGAATAAAATATCTGCTCGCCCCTGTTTAAAATACTATATGAAAAGTTGTACTGCTCCCTGTGTTTATAAAAATATAAAAAGCGAATATAATGCTGAGGTGGAAAATTTAAGAGAAATCTTAAAGGGAAATACAAATAAAATTATTTCAGTTCTAAAAGAAAAAATGAATTCTTCAGCACAAAATATGGACTTTGAAAAATCAATTTTATATAGAGAACAAATAAAAGAACTTCAAAACATCCAAAGTTCTCAACTAATTCAATATGGAAGTGAACTGGACGAAGATATATTTGTTTTTAAAGAGCTTAGTGATAGAATCTTTATATGTGCTTTAAATATGAGAGATGGTAAAATTTTAGGAAAAATTTCTACTTCTATTGAATTAAAAAATAAATTTACTGATAATATCTATGAAGCAGTTTTTATGTCTTTTTATTCCAAACATATACTACCTAAAAGTATTGTTTTAGATGCTAAGTATGAGAAAGACTTTGATATAATAATTAAAGCCTTAGAAAAAGAAAATTCAATTAAAAAAGAGTTTCACTTCCCTAAAATAAAAAGCAGAAGAAAAGAGCTGCTTGATATGGCTTATACAAATTTAGAAAGGGATTTAGAGCTTTATTATTTAAAAAAAGACAGTATAGAAAAAGGAATTAAAGACTTATATTATACTCTTGGTTTAAAAAGGTTTCCTCTTAAAATCGAATGCTTTGATATATCTAATATACAGGGAAAGGATGCTGTTGCCTCTATGACTGTATCCATTGAAGGAAGAGCTGCAAAAAAAGAGTATAGAAAGTTTAAAATTAGATGTAAGGATACTCCTGATGATTTCTCAATGATGAGAGAAGTTATTGAGAGAAGATATAGTAAATTAGATAAGAAAGATTTTCCAGATACCATCTTAATTGACGGAGGTATCGGACAGATAAATGCTGCAGCTGAAGTACTTAAAAAAATTGGAAAATTTGGAATAAGTGACTTATTGAGCTTAGCAGAAAGAGAAGAAGAAGTATATAAATATGGAGAAAATATCCCTTATGTTTTTGATAGAAATAGCGAAGCTCTAAAAATTTTTCAAAGAGTTAGAGATGAGGCACATAGATTTGGTATAACTTTTCATAGAAAACTTAGAAGTAAGAGAATTATTTCATCTGAACTAGATAAAATTGAAGGTGTCGGTCTTGTTAGAAAAAAGGCTTTACTTACAAAATTTTCTTCTATAGCTGCTATTAAAAAAGCTTCTTTAGAAGAGCTTTCAGAAGTCGTGCCGAGAAGTGTGGCAGAAAAAATTAAAAATAAATTATTTTAA
- a CDS encoding GNAT family N-acetyltransferase, giving the protein MRNIEFKILNDSSYSDEISKILNEEDMEALIKIKYIKIPNLFDSLKLDGIGEVAIVIGIDKRNNKLVGVGACTVLAKNLAYLNSFRIKKEYRNKINFTLAYKSILNEMKNRGINRIITTILEENKVAEKLLTKGKKNMPVYEFYKNINFHSIRNIKKGKLEIEDELTLLYKGLKIRIKKKTNKLYIAKDYKGIYGFLYKIRKILSYMGYPLLPTKNENFNFLYFAIEDKKLEYIESINAIKFLQNIGFNCDFFMIGVFEDSALERYLKKVRSFKYKSKLYKVYYNIEDFSKEKIEFDFWDL; this is encoded by the coding sequence ATGAGAAATATAGAATTTAAAATATTAAATGACTCTTCTTATTCGGATGAAATTTCTAAAATTTTAAATGAAGAGGATATGGAAGCTTTGATTAAAATAAAATATATAAAAATTCCTAATCTTTTTGATTCTCTAAAACTGGATGGAATTGGAGAAGTAGCAATTGTTATTGGTATAGACAAAAGAAATAATAAATTGGTAGGTGTGGGAGCCTGCACTGTATTAGCAAAAAATCTTGCATATTTAAATTCTTTTAGAATAAAAAAAGAATATAGAAATAAAATAAATTTTACCTTAGCATATAAGAGCATTTTAAATGAAATGAAAAATAGGGGCATAAATAGAATTATTACAACTATTTTAGAAGAAAATAAGGTGGCAGAAAAACTCTTAACAAAGGGTAAAAAAAATATGCCTGTCTATGAATTTTACAAAAATATTAACTTCCATAGTATTAGGAATATAAAAAAGGGGAAATTAGAGATTGAAGATGAACTTACACTTCTCTATAAAGGGTTAAAAATAAGAATAAAAAAGAAAACTAATAAATTATACATAGCAAAAGATTATAAAGGTATTTATGGTTTTTTATATAAAATTAGAAAGATATTAAGCTATATGGGATATCCTTTATTACCTACAAAAAATGAAAATTTTAATTTTTTATATTTTGCTATTGAAGATAAGAAACTTGAATATATTGAAAGCATAAATGCTATAAAATTTCTTCAAAATATTGGTTTTAACTGTGATTTTTTTATGATTGGAGTCTTTGAAGATTCAGCTTTAGAAAGGTATTTAAAAAAAGTAAGAAGCTTTAAATATAAAAGTAAGTTATATAAGGTCTATTATAATATAGAAGATTTCAGTAAAGAAAAGATAGAATTTGATTTTTGGGACTTATAA
- a CDS encoding B12-binding domain-containing radical SAM protein: MKITFILPAIGKKKGEKYIKTWKNMEPLMIAVLKSLTPNEIETNFYDDRNEFINYGEETDLVVISVETYTAKRAYEISGKFKARNIKVLAGGYHATVQPEECLEHFDSIIIGNAESVWSKMLKDLQKNELKNTYYGKHVSFAMPDRTIYKDKQYSPLALVETGRGCIFSCEFCAIHSYYEKKYYRRPVEEVVQDIKNSGKKYIFFIDDNFVADHNYAIEICKAIEPLKIKWVSQGAITMAKNDDLLYWMKKSGCKMILIGYESMNPNILKDMGKGWRSSVGEINELTEKIHSYGIGIYATFVFGFGDDQQSVFDETVKFAKKHAFYFAAFNHLVPFPKTGVYKRLKDEGRLLSEKWWLDSRFPYGRISFLPKDQSPDELSEKCANARKKFFEWTSILKRGMVQLKRSLDIGMFLIFLSQNFNLKNEVFEKYDLPYAENLDELPK, translated from the coding sequence TTGAAGATAACATTTATCTTACCAGCTATCGGAAAGAAAAAGGGAGAAAAGTATATAAAAACTTGGAAAAATATGGAGCCACTAATGATAGCTGTTTTAAAATCTTTGACTCCAAATGAAATAGAAACAAATTTTTATGATGATAGAAATGAATTTATAAACTATGGTGAAGAAACTGATTTGGTGGTTATATCTGTCGAAACTTATACAGCTAAAAGAGCCTATGAAATTTCTGGAAAATTTAAAGCAAGGAATATAAAAGTTTTGGCAGGAGGCTATCATGCCACAGTCCAGCCTGAAGAATGCTTAGAACACTTTGATTCAATTATTATTGGAAATGCAGAAAGTGTTTGGAGTAAAATGTTGAAAGATTTACAAAAAAATGAATTAAAGAATACATATTATGGAAAACATGTTAGTTTTGCTATGCCCGATAGAACTATTTATAAGGACAAGCAATATTCACCTTTAGCCTTAGTGGAAACGGGTAGAGGATGTATTTTTAGTTGTGAATTCTGTGCAATTCACTCATATTATGAAAAAAAATACTATCGTAGACCTGTGGAAGAAGTTGTTCAAGATATTAAAAATTCAGGTAAAAAATATATATTTTTTATAGATGATAATTTTGTTGCTGATCATAACTATGCTATTGAAATTTGTAAAGCTATAGAACCTTTAAAGATAAAATGGGTTAGTCAAGGTGCTATTACTATGGCTAAAAATGATGATTTACTTTATTGGATGAAAAAAAGTGGATGTAAAATGATATTGATAGGCTATGAATCAATGAATCCTAATATTCTAAAAGATATGGGTAAGGGTTGGCGAAGCAGTGTTGGTGAGATCAATGAATTAACAGAAAAGATTCATAGTTATGGCATAGGAATATATGCAACTTTTGTATTTGGTTTTGGAGATGATCAGCAATCTGTTTTTGATGAAACAGTAAAATTTGCCAAAAAACATGCTTTTTACTTTGCTGCTTTCAATCATTTAGTACCTTTTCCCAAAACTGGTGTTTATAAGAGATTGAAAGATGAAGGAAGATTGCTTAGCGAAAAATGGTGGCTTGACTCCAGATTTCCTTATGGAAGAATATCTTTTTTGCCTAAAGATCAATCTCCTGATGAACTTTCTGAAAAATGTGCCAATGCAAGAAAAAAGTTTTTTGAGTGGACTTCAATATTAAAAAGAGGAATGGTACAGCTAAAGAGAAGTCTTGATATAGGTATGTTCCTAATATTTTTATCACAAAATTTTAATTTAAAGAATGAAGTCTTTGAAAAGTATGATCTACCTTATGCTGAAAATTTAGATGAATTGCCTAAATAA
- a CDS encoding PP2C family protein-serine/threonine phosphatase yields the protein MILAFYIIIAFLIFVFISFLYMKRCINQFMNEELKIITGLKNREKIENIPENIKIEYEETLEQILRQEKDLKDSIEELSEYRNELDVTYNTLVLKSSQLEYTNQILELRVKNLFDINQISRTVSSMFDLNKIINTITDAFFILTPTKRMTIYLWVEGKLINKKVKGVIDYTEDIAYPLEAFYKFTKEDFNKIYYDLARKITVLNDEKITISPLKVKTKEIGVIFTIQDKNKLIEINKEMISALAIQASIAIDNANNHTELLIKERISQELDLAANIQKQILPANIDGVKNIEVATYFAPAKEIGGDYYDYSIKDNIFSVSIADVSGKGVPAAFLMALSRSMLKTIKYISNFTPAEELNLFNKIIYKDITEDMFITIMNGKYNMDNSTLTYSSAGHNPLVVYRKATDAIELCGTKGVAIGFMPEYSYRNKELILNEGDIVVFYTDGIIEAEDSRKNMFGIEKLADVIYENANLNAEDLKEKILNEILKFRKDYEQVDDITFVILKCKNNKEDYE from the coding sequence ATGATATTAGCTTTTTACATAATTATAGCCTTTTTAATATTCGTTTTTATTTCTTTTTTATACATGAAAAGATGTATTAATCAATTTATGAATGAAGAATTGAAAATTATAACAGGTCTAAAAAATAGGGAAAAAATCGAGAATATCCCGGAAAATATAAAGATTGAATATGAAGAAACTCTGGAGCAAATTCTCAGACAAGAGAAAGATTTAAAAGATTCTATAGAAGAATTAAGTGAATACAGAAACGAACTTGATGTCACTTATAATACTTTAGTCTTAAAATCTTCACAGCTAGAATATACTAATCAAATACTTGAGTTGAGGGTTAAAAATCTCTTTGATATAAACCAAATTTCAAGAACTGTTTCTTCTATGTTTGATTTAAATAAAATTATAAATACTATAACTGATGCTTTTTTTATCTTAACTCCTACTAAAAGAATGACTATATATCTTTGGGTTGAAGGAAAGCTTATTAATAAAAAAGTTAAAGGTGTTATTGACTATACTGAAGATATAGCATATCCTTTAGAAGCTTTTTATAAATTTACTAAAGAAGATTTTAATAAAATATATTATGATTTAGCAAGAAAAATTACAGTTTTAAATGATGAAAAGATAACTATCTCTCCCTTAAAGGTTAAAACAAAAGAAATTGGGGTAATATTCACTATACAAGATAAAAATAAATTAATTGAAATCAATAAAGAGATGATTTCTGCTTTAGCAATTCAAGCTTCAATTGCTATTGACAATGCAAATAATCATACGGAACTTTTAATTAAAGAAAGAATTTCACAAGAGCTTGATCTTGCTGCAAATATTCAAAAGCAAATTTTACCAGCAAATATTGATGGAGTTAAAAATATAGAAGTTGCTACATATTTTGCACCTGCAAAAGAAATAGGTGGAGATTACTATGATTATTCCATTAAGGATAATATATTTTCAGTCAGTATAGCTGATGTGAGCGGAAAGGGAGTTCCAGCAGCCTTTCTTATGGCATTATCTCGTTCTATGTTAAAAACTATAAAATATATATCAAATTTTACTCCAGCGGAAGAGCTGAATTTATTTAACAAAATTATTTATAAAGACATAACTGAGGATATGTTTATAACTATTATGAATGGTAAATATAATATGGATAACTCTACACTTACTTATTCTAGTGCCGGGCATAATCCACTGGTCGTATATAGGAAAGCAACCGATGCTATTGAGCTCTGTGGAACAAAAGGAGTGGCAATCGGTTTTATGCCAGAGTATTCTTATAGAAATAAGGAACTCATTTTAAACGAAGGTGATATAGTAGTATTCTATACAGATGGTATTATTGAGGCTGAAGATAGCCGAAAAAATATGTTCGGTATAGAAAAATTAGCTGATGTAATCTATGAAAATGCAAACCTTAATGCTGAAGATTTAAAAGAAAAAATACTTAATGAAATTTTAAAGTTTAGAAAAGACTATGAACAAGTTGACGATATAACTTTTGTAATATTGAAATGCAAAAATAATAAGGAGGATTATGAATAA
- a CDS encoding DUF1385 domain-containing protein codes for MNNKVSIGGQAVIEGVMMRGTECLATAVRKPSGKIVYKKTKIIGKGNEFFKKPFVRGVVMLFESLVLGVKELTFSANQAGEQEENLSDKEAVFTTIFSLALGVGIFIVLPSLIGGFLFQDNKIRANLTEALVRLILFIGYIWGISFSKEVRRVFEYHGAEHKSIYAYENDMELTPENAKKFTTLHPRCGTSFLFIVMFIAIIVFSIIDFILPIPSNLFYKFLLKVVLRIVLMPVIASLSYELQRYSSKHLDNPLIKLISFPGLALQRITTREPDLDELEVAIVAIKASLGQDVPNAEEVFE; via the coding sequence ATGAATAATAAAGTTTCTATAGGAGGACAAGCCGTTATAGAAGGTGTTATGATGCGTGGTACTGAATGCCTAGCTACTGCAGTTAGAAAACCTTCCGGAAAAATTGTCTATAAAAAAACAAAAATTATTGGAAAAGGAAATGAGTTTTTTAAAAAACCATTTGTCAGAGGAGTTGTAATGCTTTTTGAATCTCTAGTATTAGGGGTTAAAGAATTAACTTTTTCAGCTAATCAGGCAGGTGAACAAGAAGAAAACTTATCAGATAAAGAAGCTGTTTTTACTACTATTTTTTCTTTAGCCTTAGGTGTGGGTATTTTTATTGTCCTGCCCTCTCTAATTGGAGGATTTTTATTTCAGGATAATAAAATAAGAGCTAACTTAACAGAAGCTTTGGTAAGACTTATTTTATTTATTGGCTATATTTGGGGGATTTCTTTCTCTAAAGAAGTGAGAAGAGTTTTTGAGTACCATGGTGCTGAGCATAAATCAATTTATGCATATGAAAATGATATGGAATTAACTCCTGAAAATGCAAAAAAGTTTACAACTCTACATCCCAGATGTGGAACAAGTTTTCTTTTTATTGTGATGTTTATTGCAATTATAGTATTTTCTATTATAGATTTTATACTACCTATCCCCTCTAATTTATTTTATAAATTTTTACTAAAGGTAGTTTTAAGAATAGTTCTTATGCCTGTTATTGCAAGTTTATCTTACGAATTACAAAGATATAGTAGTAAACATTTGGATAATCCACTTATAAAACTAATATCATTTCCAGGCTTAGCACTTCAAAGAATAACTACCAGGGAACCTGATTTAGATGAACTTGAAGTAGCTATAGTTGCAATAAAAGCTTCATTAGGGCAGGATGTCCCTAATGCAGAAGAAGTTTTTGAATAA
- a CDS encoding M18 family aminopeptidase — protein MNKQSLAKHLIKFIDASPSNYFACINSRNLLLENGFTELFEADTWKLKKGGKYFVVINDSSFYAFTIGNKKINESGFKIAGSHTDSPSFLIKPNPEINKKDFIVLNTEVYGGPIFYTWFDRPLSISGRVFIESKDPFKPIKKFINYDKDLLIIPSLCIHQNREVNNGVAFNAQKDTLPFITIDKNKDFSFKKIIADYLKVKEKEILSYDLTLYSREKGCFLGANNEFISVGRLDNLAAVHAGMMALVDNKDKENTCVVAAFDNEEIGSNTMQGADSPVLRTILERIAYAMEMNEEDYERALSKSFLISTDAAHSIHPNYLEKSDPTNEPKLNKGPVIKMAANRAYITDGYSRAVIEKLAKDAKIPVQTFVNRSDLKGGSTIGPITQSQLKIAGIDMGSPLLSMHSVRELGGVDDHYYMYNLIGEFFKKV, from the coding sequence ATGAATAAACAAAGTTTAGCAAAGCACTTAATAAAATTTATTGATGCCAGTCCATCAAACTATTTTGCTTGTATCAACTCAAGAAATTTACTTTTAGAGAATGGTTTTACAGAATTATTTGAGGCAGACACTTGGAAATTGAAAAAGGGTGGAAAATATTTTGTAGTAATAAATGACAGTAGTTTTTATGCCTTTACCATAGGTAATAAAAAGATTAATGAAAGTGGATTTAAAATAGCTGGTTCTCATACTGACAGTCCATCTTTTTTAATAAAGCCTAACCCGGAAATAAATAAAAAAGATTTCATTGTCTTAAATACAGAAGTATACGGAGGACCTATTTTCTATACTTGGTTTGATAGACCTCTATCAATAAGTGGTAGAGTTTTTATAGAATCTAAAGATCCATTTAAACCTATTAAAAAATTTATAAATTATGACAAGGACCTACTGATAATTCCTTCTCTTTGTATTCATCAAAATAGAGAAGTAAATAATGGAGTTGCTTTTAATGCACAAAAAGATACATTACCTTTCATAACTATAGATAAAAATAAAGATTTTTCATTTAAAAAAATAATTGCGGACTATTTGAAAGTTAAAGAAAAAGAAATTTTAAGTTATGATTTAACACTGTATTCAAGAGAAAAAGGATGTTTTTTGGGTGCTAATAATGAATTTATTTCTGTGGGAAGATTAGATAATTTGGCAGCCGTTCACGCTGGAATGATGGCACTTGTAGATAATAAAGATAAAGAAAATACCTGTGTTGTTGCGGCTTTTGATAATGAAGAAATAGGGTCAAATACTATGCAAGGTGCAGATAGCCCAGTTCTAAGAACAATATTAGAAAGAATAGCTTATGCTATGGAAATGAATGAAGAGGATTATGAAAGAGCACTCTCTAAATCTTTTTTAATTTCAACAGATGCGGCTCATTCTATACATCCAAATTATTTAGAAAAATCTGATCCTACAAATGAGCCTAAATTGAATAAAGGACCTGTTATAAAAATGGCTGCAAACAGAGCTTATATAACTGACGGATATTCAAGAGCCGTTATAGAAAAATTAGCAAAAGATGCTAAAATTCCTGTTCAAACTTTTGTAAATCGTTCTGATTTAAAAGGTGGTTCAACTATAGGACCAATAACACAATCACAATTAAAAATAGCCGGTATAGACATGGGAAGTCCTTTGCTTTCAATGCATTCGGTAAGAGAACTTGGCGGTGTGGATGACCATTATTACATGTATAATTTGATAGGAGAATTTTTTAAAAAAGTTTAA
- a CDS encoding Rrf2 family transcriptional regulator — MKLKNEIEYVFRILNYLSLQEKNRVVTSYEIAEKENIPHLFSIRVLKKMEKKGLLKIYKGAAGGYKLNKNPKDITLKDAVETIETEIIIKDKSCVVGQTSCSVIFNVLEKVERNFLNNLQKFNFKDLTTPNIDKMKKIELDEKI; from the coding sequence ATGAAATTAAAAAATGAAATAGAATATGTTTTTAGAATATTAAATTACTTGTCACTTCAAGAAAAAAATAGAGTGGTTACATCATATGAAATAGCTGAGAAGGAAAACATTCCTCATCTATTTAGCATTAGAGTTCTTAAAAAAATGGAAAAGAAAGGCTTACTAAAAATATATAAAGGAGCTGCTGGTGGTTATAAGCTAAATAAAAATCCTAAAGATATTACACTTAAAGATGCAGTAGAAACTATTGAAACTGAAATTATTATTAAGGATAAAAGTTGTGTAGTAGGTCAAACTAGTTGCTCAGTAATATTTAATGTACTTGAAAAAGTTGAAAGAAATTTTTTAAATAACTTACAGAAATTTAATTTTAAAGATTTAACTACACCAAATATTGATAAAATGAAAAAAATTGAACTTGATGAAAAAATATAA
- a CDS encoding type III pantothenate kinase, with protein MIIGFDIGNTHIVTGIYNEAGKLISTFRIATNDKMTEDEYFSYFRNITEFNNISIDSVDDILISSVVPNIITTFQFFSRKYFNVEPLIVDIDKNLPFTFADNVNNTGFGADRIIDIVEGLKKFPNRNLVIFDFGTATTYDVLIKGVYVGGGILPGIDMSINALCGNTAKLPRVKFTSPSSILGTDTIKQIQAAIFYGYAGQIKHIIKKIKEEIKEDVFVLATGGLGKILSAEIDEIDEYDYDLSLKGLYSLYELNKK; from the coding sequence ATGATTATTGGATTTGATATAGGTAATACACATATTGTAACTGGTATCTATAATGAGGCAGGAAAATTAATTTCTACTTTTAGAATAGCAACTAATGACAAAATGACAGAAGATGAATATTTTTCATATTTTCGTAATATAACTGAATTTAATAATATTTCTATTGACTCTGTCGATGATATATTAATATCTTCTGTTGTACCAAATATAATTACAACATTTCAATTTTTTTCAAGAAAATACTTTAATGTCGAACCATTAATAGTTGACATAGATAAAAATCTGCCTTTTACTTTTGCAGATAATGTCAATAATACCGGCTTTGGTGCTGATAGAATTATTGATATTGTAGAAGGATTAAAAAAATTTCCAAATAGAAATTTAGTTATCTTTGATTTTGGTACTGCGACTACTTATGATGTATTGATAAAAGGAGTTTATGTAGGTGGTGGGATACTTCCTGGAATAGATATGTCAATAAATGCATTATGTGGAAATACTGCCAAATTACCTAGAGTTAAGTTTACCTCTCCTAGCAGTATTTTAGGTACTGATACAATAAAACAGATTCAGGCAGCAATTTTTTATGGTTATGCCGGACAAATCAAACATATTATAAAGAAAATTAAAGAAGAAATCAAAGAAGATGTTTTTGTATTAGCAACAGGAGGCTTAGGAAAAATATTATCTGCTGAAATTGATGAAATAGATGAGTATGATTATGATTTAAGTTTAAAAGGTCTTTATAGTCTTTATGAATTAAATAAAAAATAA